The Streptomyces sp. ALI-76-A nucleotide sequence AGAAGCTCGAGACCGACCTGGCCGAGCTGGAGGCCGAGGGCGCCAAGGCCGACGTACGCCGGAAGGTCCGTGAGGGCGCCGAGCGGGAGATGAAGCAGCTGCGCGACCGTGCGCAGCGCGAGATCGACCGCCTCGACGAGGTCTGGACCCGCTTCAAGAACCTCAAGGTCCAGGACCTCGAAGGTGACGAGCTGCTCTACCGCGAGCTGCGGGACCGCTTCGGCACGTACTTCGACGGTTCGATGGGCGCCGCGGCGCTGCAGAAGCGCCTGGAGTCCTTCGACCTGGACGAAGAGGCCGAGCGCCTCCGCGAGATCATCCGTACCGGCAAGGGCCAGAAGAAGACCCGTGCGCTGAAGCGGCTGAAGGTCGTGTCTGCCTTCCTGCAGACCTCCAACAGCCCCAAGGGCATGGTCCTCGACTGCGTCCCGGTCATCCCGCCGGACCTTCGCCCGATGGTGCAGCTGGACGGTGGCCGCTTCGCGACCTCCGACCTGAACGACCTGTACCGCCGCGTGATCAACCGCAACAACCGCCTGAAGCGGCTTCTCGACCTCGGCGCGCCCGAGATCATCGTGAACAACGAGAAGCGCATGCTCCAGGAGGCCGTGGACGCCCTCTTCGACAACGGTCGTCGTGGTCGCCCGGTCACCGGTCCCGGTAACCGCCCGCTGAAGTCCCTGAGCGACATGCTCAAGGGCAAGCAGGGCCGCTTCCGTCAGAACCTGCTCGGCAAGCGTGTGGACTACTCCGCGCGTTCCGTGATCGTCGTCGGTCCGCAGCTGAAGCTGCACCAGTGCGGTCTGCCGAAGGCCATGGCGCTGGAGCTCTTCAAGCCGTTCGTGATGAAGCGCCTGGTGGACCTGAACCACGCGCAGAACATCAAGAGCGCCAAGCGGATGGTCGAGCGCGGCCGCACGGTCGTGTACGACGTCCTGGAAGAGGTCATCGCGGAGCACCCGGTTCTGCTGAACCGTGCGCCCACGCTGCACCGCCTCGGCATCCAGGCCTTCGAGCCGCAGCTGGTCGAGGGCAAGGCCATCCAGATCCACCCGCTCGTCTGCACCGCGTTCAACGCGGACTTCGACGGTGACCAGATGGCCGTCCACCTGCCGCTCTCCGCGGAGGCGCAGGCCGAGGCCCGCATCCTGATGCTGTCCTCGAACAACATCCTCAAGCCGGCCGACGGCCGTCCGGTGACGATGCCGACCCAGGACATGGTCCTCGGTCTGTTCTTCCTCACCACCGACGGCGAGATGCGGAACGTGAAGGGCGAGGACCGCTCCTTCTCCTCCGTGGCCGAGGCGATCATGGCGTTCGACGCCGGCGAGCTCTCGCTGCAGTCGCGCGTGGACATCCGCTTCCCGGTGGGCACCATCCCGCCGCGCGGCTGGACCCCGCCGGCGCAGGAGGAGGGCGAGCCGGAGTGGCAGCAGGGTGACAGCTTCCGGCTGAGGACCACGCTGGGCCGCGCGCTCTTCAACGAGCTGCTGCCCGAGGACTACCCGTTCGTCGACTACGAGGTCGGCAAGAAGCAGCTCTCCGAGATCGTCAACGACCTCGCCGAGCGCTACCCGAAGGTCATCGTGGCGGCGACGCTCGACAACCTGAAGGCGTCCGGCTTCTACTGGGCGACCCGTTCCGGTGTCACCGTGGCCATCTCCGACGTCGTCGTTCCCGAGGCGAAGAAGGAGATCGTCAAGGGCTACGAGGCACAGGACGAGAAGGTCCAGAAGCAGTACGAGCGCGGTCTGATCACCAAGGACGAGCGCACGCAGGAACTCATCGCGATCTGGACCAAGGCGACCAACGAGGTCGCCGAGGCCATGAACGAGAACTTCCCGAAGACCAACCCGATCTTCATGATGGTGAACTCGGGCGCACGAGGCAACATGATGCAGATGCGTCAGATCGCCGGTATGCGTGGTCTGGTGTCGAACGCGAAGAACGAGACGATCCCGCGTCCGATCAAGGCGTCGTTCCGTGAGGGCCTGTCCGTGCTGGAGTACTTCATCTCCACGCACGGTGCCCGTAAGGGTCTGGCGGACACCGCCCTGCGTACCGCCGACTCGGGTTACCTGACCCGTCGTCTGGTGGACGTCTCGCAGGACGTCATCATCCGCGAGGAGGACTGCGGCACCGAGCGCGGTCTGAAGCTGCGGATCGCCTCGCGCGGCGCCGACGGCGTGCTGCGCAAGACGGACGACGTGGAGACCAGCGTCTACGCCCGCATGCTCGCCGAGGACGTCGTCATCGACGGCAAGGTGATCGCGCCGGCCAACGTGGACCTGGGTGACGTGCTCATCGACCAGCTCGTGCACCACGGGGTCGAGGAGGTCAAGACGCGTTCGATCCTGACCTGCGAGTCCCACGTCGGCACCTGCGCGATGTGCTACGGCCGCTCGCTGGCCACCGGCAAGCTGGTCGACATCGGTGAGGCGGTCGGCATCATCGCCGCCCAGTCCATCGGTGAGCCCGGTACCCAGCTGACGATGCGTACCTTCCACACCGGTGGTGTGGCCGGTGACGACATCACCCAGGGTCTGCCGCGTGTCGTCGAGCTCTTCGAGGCCCGTACCCCGAAGGGTGTCGCCCCGATCTCCGAGGCCTCCGGCCGCGTGCGGATCGAGGAGACCGAGAAGACCAAGAAGATCGTCATCACGCCGGACGACGGCAGCGACGAGACGGCGTTCCCGATCTCGAAGCGTGCCCGGCTCCTGGTCAGCGAGGGCGAGCACGTCGAGGTGGGCCAGAAGCTCACCGTGGGTGCCACCAACCCGCACGACGTGCTGCGCATCCTGGGTCAGCGTGCCGTCCAGGTCCACCTGGTCGGCGAGGTCCAGAAGGTCTACAACTCGCAGGGTGTGTCGATCCACGACAAGCACATCGAGATCATCATCCGGCAGATGCTCCGCCGGGTGACGATCATCGAGTCCGGCGACGCCGAGCTGCTGCCCGGCGAGCTGGTCGAGCGCTCGAAGTTCGAGCAGGAGAACCGTCGTGTGGTCCAGGAGGGCGGTCACCCGGCCTCCGGCCGTCCGCAGCTCATGGGTATCACCAAGGCCTCGCTGGCCACGGAGTCCTGGCTGTCGGCGGCGTCCTTCCAGGAGACGACCAGGGTGCTGACGGACGCGGCGATCAACGCCAAGTCCGACTCCCTGATCGGCCTCAAGGAGAACGTCATCATCGGTAAGCTCATCCCGGCCGGTACGGGTCTGTCCCGCTACCGCAACATCCGGGTCGAGCCGACCGAGGAGGCCAAGGCCGCGATGTACTCGGCCGTCGGTTACGACGACATCGACTACTCGCCGTTCGGTACCGGCTCCGGTCAGGCCGTGCCGCTGGAGGACTACGACTACGGGCCGTACAACCAGTAGGGCGTAGGCGTGTGAAGTGCGGGAGGGCGGTCATCCTCGGATGGCCGCCCTTCGGCGTGGCGGGCGTCGGCGTGGCGCGGCGAGGCCCGCTCGGCGCGGCGTTCCGCGGCCCGCTCGGGCACCGGGAGGGCGGGAATCGGCCACTGTGGCCGGTTCGCGGCTGTCACCGATGGAGGGTGGTGGCGCATCATGGAGGGACTCGGGGGTTCGGGAGGTGTTCCGTGACGCATCCTTCATGGCGGCCCTGGCAGCCGGGGCAGGGTCTTCCCCAGCCCTGGCAGGGCGCCGGCAGCCCGGCGATGCTCGCCTCGCACGCAGACCGGGAGCGGGCCGTGGACGTGCTCAGAGCCGGGTTCGGCGAGGGGCGGCTGGAGAAGGCGGAGTTCGACCAGAGGGTCGCCAGGGCCTACGCGGCCCGTACGGTGGGTGAGCTGGCTCTGCTGGTCGCCGACCTGCCCACGGGGCCCGTACCGCAGCCTGCGGCCGTCGTGGGGGTGCCGCAGACGTTCCTGCCCCTGCCGCGCCCGCGGACGAACGGGAAGGCCGTGGCCGCCGCCGTGTGCGGGCTGCTGTGCGTGCCGACCTTCGGGCTCACCGGGCTGCCGGCGATCATCCTCGGGCATGTGGCGCGTGGGGAGATCAACCGCACCGGGGAGGGCGGCGACGGGCTCGCCATCACCGGACTGGTCCTCGGCTGGCTGTCCACCGGGGGGTGGGCGCTCGTCATGACCCTGATGGTTCTGGTGGGGCTGGCGACCGGGTGAGGGGCCGTGGGCGCGGGAAGTGCCCCCGCGACTCGGCCGGAACGTGCTTTTGAAGATCATTCGCGGTGCGGGGGCTTGACATGTTCTGCCTGGTGAGCCGGGTGCGGCCCATTTGTTTTGACCGCAGCGAATGAGCTAGGTACGCTCAGACCTTGTGCCTGGGGTGTGCCCTGGCTCTCGTGCGTGCCTTCACACCGCATAGCGAGCCGTCACTGGCCACCGTAATCTGCGCCCTTTTCGCCTCGCGGCGAGAGTCTGCCGGATTCGACACACCCGACCGCGTGGGTCGGCGACGTTCCAGGTTAGCTTCACCATTCGGCACACAGAAACCGGAGAAGTAGTGCCTACGATCCAGCAGCTGGTCCGGAAGGGCCGGCAGGACAAGGTCGAGAAGAACAAGACGCCCGCACTCGAGGGTTCCCCTCAGCGCCGCGGCGTCTGCACGCGCGTGTTCACGACCACCCCGAAGAAGCCGAACTCGGCCCTGCGTAAGGTCGCGCGTGTGCGTCTGACCAGCGGGATCGAGGTCACCGCTTACATTCCGGGTGAGGGACACAACCTGCAGGAGCACTCCATCGTGCTCGTGCGTGGTGGCCGTGTGAAGGACCTGCCGGGTGTTCGCTACAAGATCATCCGCGGTTCCCTTGACACCCAGGGTGTGAAGAACCGCAAGCAGGCCCGCAGCCGCTACGGCGCCAAGAAGGAGAAGTAAGAATGCCTCGTAAGGGCCCCGCCCCGAAGCGCCCGGTCATCATCGACCCGGTCTACGGTTCTCCTCTTGTCACCTCCCTGATCAACAAGGTGCTGCTGAACGGCAAGCGCTCCACCGCCGAGCGCATCGTGTACGGCGCCATGGAGGGCCTGCGCGAGAAGACCGGCAACGACCCGGTCATCACGCTGAAGCGCGCTCTGGAGAACATCAAGCCGACCCTCGAGGTCAAGTCCCGCCGTGTCGGTGGCGCCACCTACCAGGTGCCGGTCGAGGTCAAGCCCGGCCGCGCCAGCACCCTGGCGCTGCGCTGGCTGGTCGGTTACTCCCGCGCCCGTCGCGAGAAGACCATGACCGAGCGTCTGCTCAACGAGCTTCTCGACGCCTCCAACGGCCTCGGTGCCGCTGTGAAGAAGCGTGAGGACACCCACAAGATGGCCGAGTCCAACAAGGCCTTCGCGCACTACCGCTGGTAGTCGTAACCCACATCGAGACCGAGAGAAGACTGAAGCCTTATGGCTACCACTTCACTTGACCTGGCCAAGGTCCGCAACATCGGGATCATGGCCCACATCGACGCGGGCAAGACGACCACCACCGAGCGGATCCTGTTCTACACCGGCGTCTCGTACAAGATCGGTGAGGTCCACGACGGCGCCGCCACGATGGACTGGATGGAGCAGGAGCAGGAGCGTGGCATCACGATCACGTCTGCTGCGACCACCTGTCACTGGCCGCTCGAGGACAACGACTACACCATCAACATCATCGACACCCCGGGGCACGTCGACTTCACCGTCGAGGTGGAGCGCTCCCTGCGCGTGCTCGACGGTGCCGTGACGGTGTTCGACGGTGTCGCCGGTGTCGAGCCGCAGTCCGAGACGGTGTGGCGTCAGGCCGACCGCTACGGCGTTCCCCGCATCTGCTTCGTCAACAAGCTGGACCGTACCGGCGCCGAGTTCCACCGCTGCGTGGACATGATCAAGGACCGGCTCGGTGCCGTGCCGATCGTCATGCAGCTCCCCATCGGTGCCGAGATGGACTTCAAGGGCGTTGTGGACCTGGTCCGCATGAAGGCGCTCGTGTGGTCCGCCGAGGCGGCGAAGGGCGAGATGTACGACGTCGTCGACATCCCCGCCACGCACGCCGAGGCTGCCGAGGAGTACCGCGGCCGGCTGGTCGAGACCGTCGCGGAGAACGACGACGAGATCATGGAGCTGTTCCTGGAGGGCCAGGAGCCCACCGAGGAGCAGCTGTACGCCGCGATCCGTCGTATCACCATCGCGTCCGGCAAGTCGGACGGCGTCACGGTCACCCCGGTGTTCTGCGGTACCGCGTTCAAGAACAAGGGCGTCCAGCCCCTGCTCGACGCGGTCGTGCGCTACCTGCCGACCCCGCTCGACGTCGAGGCCATCGAGGGCCACGACGTCAAGGACCCCGAGGTCGTCGTCAAGCGCAAGCCGTCCGACGAGGAGCCGCTGTCCGCCCTCGCCTTCAAGATCATGAGCGACCCGCACCTGGGCAAGCTCACCTTCGTCCGGATCTACTCCGGCCGTCTGGAGTCCGGCACCGCGGTGCTGAACTCGGTCAAGGGCAAGAAGGAGCGCATTGGCAAGATCTACCGTATGCACGCGAACAAGCGTGAGGAGATCGAGTCGGTGGGCGCCGGCGACATCGTCGCCGTCATGGGCCTCAAGCAGACCACCACCGGTGAGACGCTGAGCGACGACAAGAACCCGGTCATCCTGGAGTCCATGGACTTCCCGGCGCCGGTCATCCAGGTCGCCATCGAGCCCAAGTCCAAGGGCGACCAGGAGAAGCTGGGTGTCGCCATCCAGCGCCTGGCCGAGGAGGACCCGTCCTTCCAGGTCCACTCGGACGAGGAGACCGGCCAGACCATCATCGGCGGTATGGGCGAGCTGCACCTCGAGGTGCTGGTCGACCGGATGCGCCGTGAGTTCAAGGTCGAGGCCAACGTCGGTAAGCCGCAGGTCGCGTACCGTGAGACGATCCGCAAGACCGTCGAGCGCGTGGACTACACCCACAAGAAGCAGACCGGTGGTACCGGTCAGTTCGCCAAGGTGCAGATCGCGATCGAGCCGATCGAGGGCGGCGACGCCTCCTACGAGTTCGTGAACAAGGTGACCGGTGGTCGTATCCCGAAGGAGTACATTCCTTCGGTCGACGCCGGTGCGCAGGAGGCCATGCAGTTCGGCATCCTCGCCGGCTACGAGATGACGGGCGTCCGCGTCACGCTTCTCGACGGCGCCTACCACGAGGTCGACTCCTCCGAGCTCGCCTTCAAGATCGCCGGTTCGCAGGCGTTCAAGGAGGCCGCGCGCAAGGCCAGCCCCGTGCTGCTCGAGCCGATGATGGCCGTCGAGGTCACCACGCCCGAGGACTACATGGGTGAGGTCATCGGCGACATCAACTCCCGCCGTGGCCAGATCCAGGCCATGGAGGAGCGGGCCGGTGCCCGTGTCGTGAAGGGCCTCGTGCCTCTTTCGGAGATGTTCGGCTACGTCGGAGACCTCCGCAGCAAGACGTCGGGTCGCGCAAGCTACTCGATGCAGTTCGACTCCTACGCCGAGGTTCCGCGGAACGTCGCCGAGGAGATCATCGCGAAGGCCAAGGGCGAGTAACGCACCGCGTTCACACGCCGTAGGCTTGACTCCGGAGCCTCGCGGGGCATTCCGCCGCAACAGCGGAGGGAATGCCCCGGGGATCCGGGCCATCCAGCAAAGATCACCTGGCGCCGATGAAGTAAGGCGTACCAGAACCACTCCCAGGAGGACCCCAGTGGCGAAGGCGAAGTTCGAGCGGACTAAGCCGCACGTCAACATCGGCACCATCGGTCACATCGACCACGGTAAGACGACCCTCACGGCCGCCATTACCAAGGTGCTGCACGACGCGTACCCGGACCTGAACGAGGCCTCGGCCTTCGACCAGATCGACAAGGCTCCTGAGGAGCGCCAGCGCGGTATCACCATCTCGATCGCGCACGTCGAGTACCAGACGGAGACGCGTCACTACGCCCACGTCGACTGCCCCGGTCACGCGGACTACATCAAGAACATGATCACGGGTGCGGCGCAGATGGACGGCGCCATCCTCGTGGTCGCCGCCACGGACGGCCCGATGCCGCAGACCAAGGAGCACGTGCTCCTGGCCCGCCAGGTCGGCGTTCCCTACATCGTCGTCGCCCTGAACAAGGCCGACATGGTGGACGACGAGGAGATCCTGGAGCTCGTCGAGCTCGAGGTCCGTGAGCTCCTCTCCGAGTACGAGTTCCCGGGCGACGACCTGCCGGTCGTCAAGGTCTCGGCGCTCAAGGCGCTCGAGGGCGACAAGGAGTGGGGCCAGTCGGTCCTGGACCTGATGGCCGCCGTCGACGAGGCGATCCCGACCCCCGAGCGTGACGTCGACAAGCCGTTCCTCATGCCCGTCGAGGACGTCTTCACGATCACCGGTCGCGGTACGGTCGTCACCGGCCGTATCGAGCGTGGTGTCCTGAAGGTCAACGAGACCGTTGACATCATCGGCATCAAGCAGGACAAGACCACCACCACGGTCACCGGCATCGAGATGTTCCGCAAGCTGCTCGACGAGGGCCAGGCCGGTGAGAACGTCGGTCTGCTGCTCCGCGGCATCAAGCGCGAGGACGTCGAGCGCGGCCAGGTCATCATCAAGCCGGGCTCGGTCACCCCGCACACCGAGTTCGAGGCGCAGGCGTACATCCTGTCCAAGGACGAGGGTGGCCGCCACACGCCGTTCTTCAACAACTACCGTCCGCAGTTCTACTTCCGTACGACGGACGTGACCGGCGTCGTGACCCTCCCCGAGGGCACCGAGATGGTCATGCCGGGTGACAACACCGAGATGAAGGTGGAGCTCATCCAGCCCGTCGCCATGGAAGAGGGCCTGAAGTTCGCCATCCGTGAGGGTGGCCGGACGGTCGGCGCCGGCCAGGTCACCAAGATCAACAAGTAAGCTTGTCGATCTGACCTGGTAGCTCCAGCGTGAGCTGAGCTCCTGAAGGGGCCCGTACGACTTCGGTCGTACGGGCCCTTTCGCGTGCCTGCGGCGGGGCCGGCGGAGGCGGTCGCGCCGCAGGGGTCAAGTGAAGTGTCCGGGAACTCTGGGCGGCGTCCCGGCGAGCGTTGCGGCAACTCCCCGGCGTCCGCGGGGGATTGTTCTTGTCTGTTCGCCGTGGGGCGACCGGGCGGCCGTAGCGTGAGCGGGTCCGGTGACCGCCCCGGCCCGGACTGCCTCGTGAGGACGGACGGACAGGTGTCGATGCACGGCACGGACAGCAGGACGTCGATACCGCGACGGGTCGTCGGCGGCCCGCGGCAGCCACTGCCCCCGCTCGCCGTGCCCGGGCAGAAGCCGCCGAGGGCCGCCCAGATGCCCCGCCACGGCGCCGTACGGGAACGGGTGGGCCGCCGGCTGTACGCCATCGACGGGATCCGTCTGCTGGCCGCCCTGATGGTCGCCGTGCACCACTACGCCGGCACCCACCGGGTCGACCGGCCGGGCAACGTGATCTGGGACCGGCCGGTGTCCGACATCATGCCCACGGTGTTCCGGTTCGCCGCCTACGGCTGGATCGGCGTCGAGATCTTCTTCGTCATCAGCGGCTTCGTGATCTGCATGTCGTGCTGGGGGCGCACCCCGCGGCAGTTCTTCGTGTCGCGGGTGATCCGGCTGTACCCGGCGTACTGGTTCGCGGTGCTGTTCACGACGGGCGTGCTGGTGGCCGTGCCGGGCGTGTGGGAGCGGCTGCCGCTGCGGGAGGTGCTGCTCAACCTCACGATGCTCCAGTCCGGTTCGGGCGTGGCCGACGTCGACGGTGTGTACTGGACGCTCTGGGCAGAGCTGCGCTTCTACCTGCTGTTCCTGGTCGTCGTCGCCACCGGGCTCACGTACCGCAAGGTGGTGGTCTTCTGCTGTGTGTGGGGCGCGGCCGCGATGCTGGCGCCGGTGTCGGAGCTGCCGCTGCTGGAACTGGTCGCCAACCCGGACGGCGCCTGGTACTTCATCGCGGGGCTGGCGCTGTACCTCATGCACCGGTTCGGGCAGGACCTGCTGCTGTGGGGCATCCTCGCGATGGCCTGGCTGATGGGACAGCTGGAACTGGGCCGGCGGATCGACGAGGTCGAGCACGTGTCCGGGTGGCGGGGGAGCGTGCTGATCTTCACCGTGTTCCTGCTGGTGATGGTGGCGATCGCACTCGGCGCGACGGACGGCGTCCGGTGGCGATGGCTGGTGACGGCAGGGGCTCTGACGTATCCGCTCTACCTGATCCACTACGCGGCCGGCACGGCGGTCATCAACAGGCTGCGGGACACGATGGACGCGCGACTGCTGGTGGCGGTGGTGCTGGCCGGCTTCCTGGCCCTGAGCTGGCTGGTGCACCGGTTCCTGGAGCGGCCGCTGGCGGGGGTGCTGAAGCGGGGGTTGGACACGTCGTTCGCTCGGATGCGCAATGCGCGGGTGGGCTGAGAGGTACGGAGGCCGGCCCGGCGGGGTGGAGGGGCGCGGGTTCGGTGAAGGTTTCCGGGGTGAGTGCTGTCACGTCGGTGCCGACGCCTCTTCTGCGCGTCGCGATACCGTCGGAGCGCAGCTGCCTGTGCGCGCGTGTGCTGGACGCGGGCGCCTGGTTTGAGCTATGTCACTCTCCGGGTATTGTCTCCGGCCCGATTGGCCAGGCTCCTGCCCCGTATGGCAGACTGTCGGAGTTGCTCGGTCGAGTGTTGATGCTGCGCGCCTCCCGCCGGGAGGACCGGAAGCGAGTCCCACAGTACTCGTCGCCCCAACTGCCACACGGCAGCGCTGAGGCGGACGTACGGGAATCTTTCGGGAAGTGTCAGTGCGGCACCGGCCAGGCACCCGGTGGCCTTCTGGTCCCGGTCTGCGGTTCCGGAAGGGCCGTGTTCATTCCCTGGAGGGATGTTCGAACAAGGGACATCTGTGTCAGCGGAAGAGCGACACGCCCGACCGCGTGGGTCGGACAGAAGGGCTGGAGCGCCGGGTTCCAGAGCGTTACGAGAGACAGGACTACTAGTAGCCATGGCGGGACAGAAGATCCGCATCCGGCTCAAGGCCTACGACCACGAGGTCATCGACAGCTCGGCGAAGAAGATCGTCGAGACGGTGACGCGTACTGGTGCGTCGGTCGCGGGCCCGGTGCCGCTGCCCACTGAGAAGAACGTGTACTGCGTCATCAAGTCGCCGCACAAGTACAAGGACTCGCGCGAGCACTTCGAGATGCGCACGCACAAGCGCCTGATCGACATCCTCGACCCGACTCCCAAGACCGTTGACTCTCTGATGCGACTCGACCTCCCGGCCGGTGTCGACATCGAGATCAAGCTCTGAGGCCGGTGATCTGAAGATGACCAAGCAGATCAAGGGCATCCTGGGCGAGAAGCTCGGCATGACGCAGGTGTGGGACGCGAACAACCGCGTCGTCCCGGTCACCGTCGTCAAGGCCGGCCCCAACGTCGTCACCCAGGTCCGTACGAACGACACCGACGGCTACGAGTCGGTCCAGATCGCCTTCGGCGAGATCGACCCGCGCAAGGTGAACAAGCCCCTCAAGGGTCACTTCGCCAAGGCCGACGTCACTCCCCGCCGCCACCTCGTCGAGATCCGTACCGCTGACGCCAGCGAGTACACCCTCGGCCAGGAGATCACCGCCGAGGTGTTCGAGGCCGGCATCAAGGTCGACGTGACCGGCAAGAGCAAGGGCAAGGGCTTCGCCGGTGTCATGAAGCGTCACAACTTCAAGGGCCTCGGCGCCGGACACGGCACCCAGCGCAAGCACCGCTCTCCCGGTTCCATCGGTGGCTGCGCCACCCCGGGCCGCGTGTTCAAGGGCCTCCGCATGGCGGGTCGCATGGGCAACGAGCGGGTCACCACCCAGAACCTGACCGTCCACGCCGTTGACGCGGAGAAGGGTCTGCTGCTCATCAAGGGCGCGGTTCCCGGTCCGAACGGCGGCCTCGTCCTGGTCCGCACCGCGGCCAAGGGGGCCTGAGGTAATGAGCACTGTTGACATCCTTTCGCCGGCGGGCGACAAGGCCGGTTCCGTCGAACTCCCCGCGGAGATCTTCGACGTCGAAAAGATCAGCATCCCGCTGATCCACCAGGTCGTCGTCGCACAGCTGGCCGCTGCCCGTCAGGGCACGCACAAGACCAAGACGCGTGGCGAGGTCCGCGGTGGCGGCAAGAAGCCGTACCGCCAGAAGGGCACCGGTCGTGCCCGCCAGGGTTCGACCCGCGCGCCGCAGTTCGCCGGTGGTGGCGTCGTGCACGGTCCCGTGCCGCGTGACTACTCGCAGCGGACCCCGAAGAAGATGAAGGCCGCGGCCCTGCGCCACGCCCTCACCGACCGGGCCCGCCACAACCGCATCCACGTCGTCTCCGGCGTCGTCGAGGGTGAGAACCCGTCGACGAAGGCCGCCCGGACGCTGTTCGGCAAGATCTCGGAGCGCAAGAACCTGCTCCTGGTCGTCGACCGCGCCGACGAGGCCGCGTGGCTGTCCGCCCGCAACCTGCCCCAGGTCCACATCCTGGAGCCGGGCCAGCTGAACACGTACGACGTTCTCGTCTCGGACGACGTGGTCTTCACCCAGGCCGCGTTCGAGTCCTTCGTGTCTGGCCCCCAGGCCGCTGACACCGAAGGGAGCGAAGCCTGATGGCTACGCGTCACCCGAGCATCGCCTCGAAGGCCGCCAAGGCCAAGAAGGTCGCGCGCGTCGCCAAGGCGCGCCGCCACGAGGCCGAGGGCAAGAACACCGTCGAGACGCCGATGAGCAAGGCCTTCACGGACCCCCGTGACGTGCTGCTCAAGCCGGTCGTCTCCGAGAAGAGCTACGCGCTGCTCGACGAGGGCAAGTACACCTTCGTCGTCGACCCGCGGGCCAACAAGACCCAGATCAAGCAGGCCGTCCAGGC carries:
- a CDS encoding DUF1707 and DUF4190 domain-containing protein, which encodes MTHPSWRPWQPGQGLPQPWQGAGSPAMLASHADRERAVDVLRAGFGEGRLEKAEFDQRVARAYAARTVGELALLVADLPTGPVPQPAAVVGVPQTFLPLPRPRTNGKAVAAAVCGLLCVPTFGLTGLPAIILGHVARGEINRTGEGGDGLAITGLVLGWLSTGGWALVMTLMVLVGLATG
- the rpsL gene encoding 30S ribosomal protein S12, producing the protein MPTIQQLVRKGRQDKVEKNKTPALEGSPQRRGVCTRVFTTTPKKPNSALRKVARVRLTSGIEVTAYIPGEGHNLQEHSIVLVRGGRVKDLPGVRYKIIRGSLDTQGVKNRKQARSRYGAKKEK
- a CDS encoding DNA-directed RNA polymerase subunit beta', coding for MLDVNFFDELRIGLATADDIRQWSHGEVKKPETINYRTLKPEKDGLFCEKIFGPTRDWECYCGKYKRVRFKGIICERCGVEVTRAKVRRERMGHIELAAPVTHIWYFKGVPSRLGYLLDLAPKDLEKVIYFAAYMITYVDDERRTRDLPSLEAHVSVERQQIENRRDADLEARAKKLETDLAELEAEGAKADVRRKVREGAEREMKQLRDRAQREIDRLDEVWTRFKNLKVQDLEGDELLYRELRDRFGTYFDGSMGAAALQKRLESFDLDEEAERLREIIRTGKGQKKTRALKRLKVVSAFLQTSNSPKGMVLDCVPVIPPDLRPMVQLDGGRFATSDLNDLYRRVINRNNRLKRLLDLGAPEIIVNNEKRMLQEAVDALFDNGRRGRPVTGPGNRPLKSLSDMLKGKQGRFRQNLLGKRVDYSARSVIVVGPQLKLHQCGLPKAMALELFKPFVMKRLVDLNHAQNIKSAKRMVERGRTVVYDVLEEVIAEHPVLLNRAPTLHRLGIQAFEPQLVEGKAIQIHPLVCTAFNADFDGDQMAVHLPLSAEAQAEARILMLSSNNILKPADGRPVTMPTQDMVLGLFFLTTDGEMRNVKGEDRSFSSVAEAIMAFDAGELSLQSRVDIRFPVGTIPPRGWTPPAQEEGEPEWQQGDSFRLRTTLGRALFNELLPEDYPFVDYEVGKKQLSEIVNDLAERYPKVIVAATLDNLKASGFYWATRSGVTVAISDVVVPEAKKEIVKGYEAQDEKVQKQYERGLITKDERTQELIAIWTKATNEVAEAMNENFPKTNPIFMMVNSGARGNMMQMRQIAGMRGLVSNAKNETIPRPIKASFREGLSVLEYFISTHGARKGLADTALRTADSGYLTRRLVDVSQDVIIREEDCGTERGLKLRIASRGADGVLRKTDDVETSVYARMLAEDVVIDGKVIAPANVDLGDVLIDQLVHHGVEEVKTRSILTCESHVGTCAMCYGRSLATGKLVDIGEAVGIIAAQSIGEPGTQLTMRTFHTGGVAGDDITQGLPRVVELFEARTPKGVAPISEASGRVRIEETEKTKKIVITPDDGSDETAFPISKRARLLVSEGEHVEVGQKLTVGATNPHDVLRILGQRAVQVHLVGEVQKVYNSQGVSIHDKHIEIIIRQMLRRVTIIESGDAELLPGELVERSKFEQENRRVVQEGGHPASGRPQLMGITKASLATESWLSAASFQETTRVLTDAAINAKSDSLIGLKENVIIGKLIPAGTGLSRYRNIRVEPTEEAKAAMYSAVGYDDIDYSPFGTGSGQAVPLEDYDYGPYNQ
- the tuf gene encoding elongation factor Tu produces the protein MAKAKFERTKPHVNIGTIGHIDHGKTTLTAAITKVLHDAYPDLNEASAFDQIDKAPEERQRGITISIAHVEYQTETRHYAHVDCPGHADYIKNMITGAAQMDGAILVVAATDGPMPQTKEHVLLARQVGVPYIVVALNKADMVDDEEILELVELEVRELLSEYEFPGDDLPVVKVSALKALEGDKEWGQSVLDLMAAVDEAIPTPERDVDKPFLMPVEDVFTITGRGTVVTGRIERGVLKVNETVDIIGIKQDKTTTTVTGIEMFRKLLDEGQAGENVGLLLRGIKREDVERGQVIIKPGSVTPHTEFEAQAYILSKDEGGRHTPFFNNYRPQFYFRTTDVTGVVTLPEGTEMVMPGDNTEMKVELIQPVAMEEGLKFAIREGGRTVGAGQVTKINK
- the rpsG gene encoding 30S ribosomal protein S7 — translated: MPRKGPAPKRPVIIDPVYGSPLVTSLINKVLLNGKRSTAERIVYGAMEGLREKTGNDPVITLKRALENIKPTLEVKSRRVGGATYQVPVEVKPGRASTLALRWLVGYSRARREKTMTERLLNELLDASNGLGAAVKKREDTHKMAESNKAFAHYRW
- the fusA gene encoding elongation factor G gives rise to the protein MATTSLDLAKVRNIGIMAHIDAGKTTTTERILFYTGVSYKIGEVHDGAATMDWMEQEQERGITITSAATTCHWPLEDNDYTINIIDTPGHVDFTVEVERSLRVLDGAVTVFDGVAGVEPQSETVWRQADRYGVPRICFVNKLDRTGAEFHRCVDMIKDRLGAVPIVMQLPIGAEMDFKGVVDLVRMKALVWSAEAAKGEMYDVVDIPATHAEAAEEYRGRLVETVAENDDEIMELFLEGQEPTEEQLYAAIRRITIASGKSDGVTVTPVFCGTAFKNKGVQPLLDAVVRYLPTPLDVEAIEGHDVKDPEVVVKRKPSDEEPLSALAFKIMSDPHLGKLTFVRIYSGRLESGTAVLNSVKGKKERIGKIYRMHANKREEIESVGAGDIVAVMGLKQTTTGETLSDDKNPVILESMDFPAPVIQVAIEPKSKGDQEKLGVAIQRLAEEDPSFQVHSDEETGQTIIGGMGELHLEVLVDRMRREFKVEANVGKPQVAYRETIRKTVERVDYTHKKQTGGTGQFAKVQIAIEPIEGGDASYEFVNKVTGGRIPKEYIPSVDAGAQEAMQFGILAGYEMTGVRVTLLDGAYHEVDSSELAFKIAGSQAFKEAARKASPVLLEPMMAVEVTTPEDYMGEVIGDINSRRGQIQAMEERAGARVVKGLVPLSEMFGYVGDLRSKTSGRASYSMQFDSYAEVPRNVAEEIIAKAKGE